Proteins encoded together in one Chitinophaga sp. LS1 window:
- a CDS encoding PD-(D/E)XK nuclease family protein, whose product MNKINKLVFREINRISPSQFYSMKNCTYKSILAEAFEKKPLLPVSPNAYFGTVLHKMLEQIAKGAIKDEESFNRSFDDQVRLQEENLKQLHYDFFTPLQKNVKDFGMKKVLLKKHLRHSSEKKSKVIGVKYHSEKWFESKDKLIGGKVDLVIEDETETEIIDFKTGAITQDFLDEEGEVFSEIKAEYKEQLKLYGHLYFETTGKYPTQLSLVDLAKQKFTVDFTPSECNDLFNEAKALLKITNENVSKGIFAANPSEANCKFCLYRPACSFFLKQLETDYSFNDVSGIIKNVVKYQNGNSSVFLENKERKITVTSFPSEKYTELNESRGKQITLFNLRKEATEFVYSATKTTIIYE is encoded by the coding sequence ATGAATAAGATTAACAAATTAGTATTCAGGGAAATTAACAGGATATCCCCAAGCCAGTTTTATTCAATGAAGAATTGTACATATAAATCCATTCTGGCAGAAGCTTTTGAAAAGAAGCCCTTATTACCGGTTTCACCAAATGCTTATTTCGGAACAGTATTGCATAAAATGCTTGAACAGATTGCTAAAGGTGCAATTAAAGACGAGGAAAGTTTCAACAGATCATTTGATGACCAGGTAAGATTGCAAGAGGAAAACTTGAAACAATTGCATTATGACTTTTTTACTCCACTTCAAAAAAACGTGAAGGACTTTGGGATGAAAAAAGTTCTTCTTAAAAAACATTTAAGACATTCTTCTGAAAAAAAATCAAAGGTAATTGGGGTGAAATATCATTCCGAAAAATGGTTTGAATCAAAGGATAAATTAATTGGTGGAAAAGTTGATTTGGTAATTGAAGACGAAACAGAAACAGAAATTATTGACTTCAAAACCGGAGCAATTACACAAGATTTTTTAGATGAAGAAGGAGAAGTATTTTCGGAAATAAAGGCAGAATACAAAGAGCAATTAAAACTATATGGTCATTTGTATTTTGAAACAACTGGCAAGTACCCAACACAATTAAGTTTGGTTGATCTGGCTAAACAAAAATTCACTGTTGACTTTACACCATCGGAGTGTAATGACCTCTTCAATGAAGCGAAAGCCTTGTTAAAAATAACAAACGAAAACGTAAGTAAGGGGATATTTGCAGCTAATCCGTCTGAAGCAAATTGTAAATTCTGTTTATATAGACCTGCTTGTAGCTTTTTCCTGAAACAACTGGAAACCGATTATTCTTTCAATGATGTTTCAGGTATTATCAAAAACGTTGTAAAATATCAAAACGGAAATAGTAGTGTGTTTTTAGAAAACAAGGAAAGAAAAATTACAGTTACAAGCTTTCCTTCTGAAAAATATACTGAATTAAACGAGAGCAGGGGTAAACAAATAACCCTCTTTAACTTACGGAAGGAAGCAACTGAATTTGTTTACTCAGCCACTAAGACCACAATTATTTATGAGTAA
- a CDS encoding IS1182 family transposase, which translates to MLPHQQQLQLSSFSSLYDLIVPKDNLLRQINELIDFQFIYQELVNKYCLNNGRMAESPIRMFKYLLLKTIYTASDVDIVERSRYDMSFKYFLDMSPEEAVINPSSLTKFRKLRLKDTDLLNLLIGKTVSIALEKGIIKSKSIIVDATHSLSRSNPYSALDVLRERSKLLRKAVYAIDKDMKGHLPEKNTSNDLQDELIYCRELERRISSEQTLSSIPAVKEKLNLLKETLEDTEENHILSTDLDARIGHKSADSSFFGYKTHLAMTEERIITAAVVTSGEKGDGPELPKLLEISQNNGIEVDTIIGDSAYSGKENLKLKDNQGQNIQVVAKLNPSITQGFRKDEDKFDYNKDADMFVCPAGHMAIKKVRNGRKDVGTNQVDTYFFDIEKCKICALKDNCYKPEAKTKSYSVSIQSNLHQQQMIFQESEYYKEKARQRYKIEAKNSELKNVHGYNRAISYGIDSMQMQGALAIFTVNLKRIIKLNL; encoded by the coding sequence ATGTTACCTCATCAACAGCAACTTCAGCTTAGTTCTTTTTCGAGTCTTTACGATCTTATAGTACCTAAAGACAATCTGCTCCGCCAGATTAACGAACTGATCGATTTTCAGTTTATTTATCAGGAACTGGTGAATAAGTATTGTTTGAATAATGGTCGCATGGCTGAAAGCCCGATCCGTATGTTCAAATACTTATTATTGAAAACGATCTATACTGCCTCAGACGTCGATATCGTTGAGCGTTCCCGTTATGATATGTCCTTCAAATACTTTCTTGATATGTCTCCCGAGGAAGCTGTTATCAACCCTAGTTCACTGACTAAATTTCGAAAGCTTCGCTTAAAAGACACAGACCTGTTAAATCTGCTGATTGGCAAAACTGTATCTATTGCACTCGAAAAAGGAATTATTAAATCCAAATCGATCATTGTTGATGCCACCCATTCACTCTCCAGATCGAATCCTTATTCGGCCCTTGATGTGTTAAGAGAACGTTCAAAATTACTTCGCAAAGCAGTTTACGCCATAGATAAGGATATGAAGGGCCATCTGCCTGAGAAAAATACGTCGAATGATCTGCAGGATGAGCTGATTTATTGCAGAGAACTTGAGAGGCGTATTAGCTCAGAGCAGACTTTAAGTTCAATACCTGCGGTTAAAGAAAAGCTAAACCTGCTAAAGGAAACATTAGAGGATACGGAAGAAAACCACATACTCTCCACAGATCTGGACGCCAGGATCGGGCACAAATCTGCGGATAGTTCATTCTTTGGCTATAAGACACATCTTGCCATGACAGAAGAGCGTATCATAACCGCGGCGGTAGTCACATCAGGAGAAAAAGGTGATGGCCCGGAGTTGCCCAAACTTTTGGAGATCAGCCAGAACAATGGGATTGAAGTTGATACGATTATCGGTGATTCCGCATATTCGGGCAAAGAAAACCTTAAATTAAAAGATAACCAGGGTCAGAATATACAAGTGGTAGCAAAGCTGAACCCTTCCATTACCCAGGGCTTTAGAAAGGATGAGGATAAGTTTGATTATAATAAGGATGCCGATATGTTCGTTTGTCCGGCCGGTCATATGGCGATTAAAAAAGTCCGTAATGGCAGGAAGGATGTAGGTACTAATCAGGTAGATACCTATTTTTTTGACATTGAAAAATGTAAGATCTGCGCGCTGAAGGACAATTGTTATAAGCCTGAAGCAAAGACTAAAAGCTATTCTGTATCCATACAATCAAACTTACACCAGCAACAAATGATTTTTCAAGAAAGTGAATATTATAAAGAAAAGGCCAGACAGCGATATAAGATCGAGGCAAAAAACAGTGAGTTAAAGAATGTACATGGCTATAATCGGGCAATATCCTATGGGATTGATAGCATGCAAATGCAAGGTGCATTGGCGATCTTCACGGTAAATCTGAAAAGAATTATCAAACTAAACCTCTAA
- a CDS encoding DNA cytosine methyltransferase: protein MSNHNDHKIPILSFYSGGGFLDMGFEMAGFEIVWTNEVDGMFAKLHSEGITSWRKARGNGIKAEIFNTKSIVEVNANDIVAEAFPNGMPEDFGIIGGPPCQDFSVQGNMNGFNGERGKLTIVYFDRILSLKPTFFVMENVTGLTKSPSTKAHLAKLLKRVEQEYYVDHETLNALDFGVPQHRERVFFVGILKSKIGEPLFNLRNNGKWFDWPENIKYRNAETKYLWPEAVAFGKSLTKPKDLPLELCIESCLVSYRESNKIANANEYFNLYISEKKLLSIGEGETNRPSFKRLHRFRYSPTACYGNNEVHLHPYKHRRLSVREALRIQGVPDTYVLPEGLSLTKKFKMIGNGVPVPLAEAIATALYKFIEENRIIPKAGQNGHLV from the coding sequence ATGAGTAACCATAATGACCATAAAATTCCAATTCTTTCATTCTATTCTGGTGGAGGCTTTTTAGATATGGGGTTTGAAATGGCAGGATTTGAAATCGTTTGGACGAATGAGGTTGATGGAATGTTCGCTAAACTTCATTCTGAAGGAATTACTTCCTGGAGAAAAGCCAGGGGCAATGGAATAAAAGCAGAAATATTTAATACCAAGTCAATAGTTGAAGTAAATGCTAATGATATAGTTGCTGAGGCATTCCCCAATGGTATGCCGGAGGATTTTGGTATAATCGGCGGTCCTCCGTGCCAAGATTTCAGCGTACAGGGGAATATGAATGGATTTAATGGAGAGAGGGGTAAGTTAACAATTGTATATTTTGATAGAATACTGTCATTAAAGCCTACTTTTTTCGTAATGGAAAATGTAACAGGTTTAACAAAAAGCCCATCAACAAAGGCTCATTTGGCCAAGCTCTTAAAAAGAGTAGAACAGGAATATTACGTTGACCATGAAACTTTAAATGCGTTAGATTTTGGAGTTCCTCAGCATAGGGAGAGAGTATTTTTTGTTGGCATACTCAAGAGTAAAATTGGAGAGCCATTATTTAACTTAAGAAATAATGGCAAATGGTTTGATTGGCCTGAGAATATAAAATATAGAAATGCAGAAACTAAATATCTATGGCCAGAAGCTGTCGCTTTTGGTAAATCTTTAACTAAACCTAAAGATTTACCGTTAGAATTATGTATTGAAAGCTGTCTTGTTTCTTATAGGGAATCTAATAAAATTGCGAATGCAAACGAGTATTTCAATTTATATATTTCCGAGAAGAAATTATTATCAATAGGCGAAGGAGAAACAAACAGACCGTCATTTAAAAGACTGCACCGTTTCAGATATAGCCCTACAGCTTGTTACGGCAATAATGAAGTACACTTGCACCCATATAAACACAGGCGGTTATCAGTACGTGAAGCATTAAGAATACAAGGGGTACCAGACACTTATGTGTTGCCGGAAGGATTGTCCCTGACCAAAAAATTTAAAATGATAGGTAATGGAGTTCCGGTGCCTTTAGCAGAGGCTATTGCTACTGCTTTATATAAATTTATAGAAGAAAATAGAATAATCCCTAAAGCAGGACAAAATGGACATTTGGTCTAA
- a CDS encoding very short patch repair endonuclease: MDIWSKQKRSEVMSKIRSKNTKPEILLRKALFAKGYRYRIHNKLLPGKPDIVFVKYKIAIFVHGCFWHYHSNCREGRIPDTNSIFWKEKLSKNVDRDLKHQHALTNEGWIVIIAWECEIEKQLDNTVGRIEHYFSPHL, translated from the coding sequence ATGGACATTTGGTCTAAGCAAAAGAGAAGTGAGGTAATGAGCAAAATCCGGAGCAAGAATACCAAGCCTGAGATATTGCTTCGTAAAGCTCTATTCGCAAAAGGATACAGGTACCGTATACATAATAAATTACTGCCAGGAAAACCAGATATCGTTTTTGTCAAGTATAAGATAGCCATTTTTGTACATGGTTGTTTTTGGCATTATCATAGCAATTGCCGTGAAGGGCGTATTCCTGATACCAATTCAATTTTTTGGAAGGAGAAGCTGTCTAAAAACGTAGACCGTGATTTAAAACATCAGCATGCATTAACAAATGAAGGCTGGATAGTCATTATCGCTTGGGAATGTGAGATAGAAAAGCAATTAGATAATACCGTAGGTAGAATTGAACATTATTTTAGCCCTCATCTCTAA